A single region of the Thermoleophilum album genome encodes:
- the lysS gene encoding lysine--tRNA ligase: MTDGEERQTAAGASDSAGSAATSPDEVAAERRSQAELDRRNKLARLRAAGIDPFPHSYPTPTPAAEIAQRHTDLAPGGEDESVRYRVAGRLAARRGHGGAAFLDIVDRSGKIQVLARRDRLGEGSFETLVGLDLGDLVGVEGHVVRTRRGELSIAAHDWRLLAKSLRPPPEKYHGLEDVELRYRHRELDLIANAETRELFITRSRIVRAVRRWLDERGFIEVETPVLQPIYGGAHARPFVTHYNALDRDFYLRIATELYLKRLIVGGLERVYELGKDFRNEGLSHKHNPEFTMLEWYEAYADYRDIAAELEELVRYVAAEIGYAGPLRFDRPWRRVTLREAIAERTGLDVLALRDRDALLAAARARGIELEPAATWAQLVDDLLSKHVEPHLEQPTFIFDYPKELSPFAKDHRSQPGLVERFECFAGGIEFANAFTELNDPDEQRRRFEAQARERAAGDDEAQPWDEDFLRALEHGMPPTGGIGVGIDRLVMLLTGRRAIREVVLFPAMRPRG; this comes from the coding sequence GTGACCGACGGCGAAGAGCGCCAAACAGCGGCTGGTGCGAGCGACAGTGCGGGGAGCGCCGCCACCTCGCCGGACGAGGTAGCCGCCGAGCGGCGCAGCCAGGCCGAGCTCGACCGCCGCAACAAGCTCGCACGCTTGCGGGCGGCGGGGATCGACCCCTTCCCGCACTCCTACCCGACCCCCACACCCGCCGCCGAGATCGCTCAGCGTCACACCGACCTCGCGCCCGGTGGGGAAGACGAGAGCGTCCGCTACCGCGTCGCGGGCCGCCTTGCCGCCCGTCGCGGCCACGGCGGCGCCGCCTTCCTCGACATCGTCGATCGCAGCGGCAAGATCCAGGTTTTGGCGCGGCGCGACCGTCTCGGCGAGGGCTCGTTCGAAACGCTCGTGGGGCTCGATCTCGGCGACCTCGTCGGGGTCGAGGGGCACGTGGTGCGCACGCGTCGGGGCGAGCTCAGCATCGCCGCACACGATTGGCGCTTGCTGGCCAAGTCGCTGCGGCCGCCGCCCGAGAAGTACCACGGCCTCGAGGATGTCGAGCTGCGCTACCGCCACCGCGAGCTCGACCTGATCGCCAACGCCGAAACGCGCGAACTGTTCATCACGCGCTCGCGGATCGTGCGCGCCGTTCGCCGCTGGCTCGACGAGCGCGGCTTCATCGAGGTCGAGACCCCCGTTTTGCAGCCGATCTACGGCGGGGCTCACGCGCGCCCGTTCGTCACCCACTACAACGCTCTCGACCGCGACTTCTACCTGCGCATCGCCACCGAGCTGTACCTGAAGCGCCTGATCGTCGGAGGGCTCGAGCGCGTTTACGAGCTCGGCAAGGACTTCCGCAACGAGGGGCTGTCGCACAAGCACAACCCCGAGTTCACGATGCTCGAGTGGTACGAGGCGTACGCCGACTACCGCGACATCGCCGCCGAGCTCGAGGAGCTGGTGCGCTACGTGGCGGCCGAGATCGGCTACGCGGGGCCGCTGCGCTTCGACCGGCCGTGGCGACGCGTGACGCTGCGCGAGGCGATCGCCGAGCGCACCGGTCTCGACGTGCTCGCGCTGCGCGACCGCGACGCGCTGCTAGCGGCGGCACGTGCCCGCGGGATCGAGCTCGAGCCGGCCGCGACCTGGGCGCAGCTGGTCGACGACCTCCTCTCCAAGCACGTCGAGCCGCACCTCGAGCAGCCGACGTTCATCTTCGACTACCCCAAGGAGCTGTCGCCGTTCGCCAAAGACCACCGCTCGCAGCCGGGGCTCGTGGAACGGTTCGAGTGCTTCGCGGGCGGTATCGAGTTCGCTAACGCCTTCACCGAGCTCAACGATCCCGACGAGCAGCGCCGCCGTTTCGAGGCGCAGGCACGCGAGCGGGCGGCCGGTGACGACGAGGCGCAGCCGTGGGACGAGGACTTCTTGCGCGCGCTCGAGCACGGGATGCCGCCGACCGGAGGCATCGGCGTCGGCATCGATCGGCTAGTGATGCTGCTGACGGGGCGCCGCGCGATCCGCGAGGTGGTTCTGTTCCCCGCGATGCGTCCGCGCGGTTGA
- the greA gene encoding transcription elongation factor GreA, which yields MPRELVLTKKGLEELKAKIEHLQTQRRREVAQRIKEAREFGDISENSEYDDAKNEQAMLEKQIAELEEKLRNARVIDEDEISTDVVSVGCTVHVKDQKTGKSQKLHIVGSAEADPSQNKISNESPVGKALIGHKRGDVVQVQVPRGPARELKITKIEV from the coding sequence ATGCCGAGGGAACTCGTTCTAACCAAGAAGGGACTCGAGGAGCTCAAGGCCAAGATCGAGCACCTGCAGACGCAGCGACGCCGCGAGGTCGCGCAGCGCATCAAGGAAGCGCGCGAGTTCGGCGACATCTCCGAAAACTCCGAGTACGACGACGCCAAGAACGAGCAGGCGATGCTCGAGAAGCAGATCGCCGAGCTCGAGGAGAAGCTCCGCAACGCGCGCGTCATCGACGAGGACGAAATCTCCACCGACGTAGTGAGCGTCGGCTGCACCGTCCACGTCAAGGATCAGAAAACCGGCAAGTCGCAGAAGCTGCATATCGTCGGCTCGGCCGAGGCCGACCCGTCGCAGAACAAGATCTCGAACGAATCGCCGGTCGGGAAGGCGCTGATCGGCCACAAGCGCGGCGACGTCGTGCAAGTGCAGGTGCCGCGCGGGCCGGCGCGGGAGCTCAAGATCACGAAGATCGAGGTCTGA